A single region of the Eriocheir sinensis breed Jianghai 21 chromosome 53, ASM2467909v1, whole genome shotgun sequence genome encodes:
- the LOC126983251 gene encoding probable actin-related protein 2/3 complex subunit 2 isoform X1: MILLEINNRILEETLTVKIKNSLSGNKPESVDVTIADFASVLYHVSNLNGDKTKIRVSISLKFYKELQEHGADDLIQSEYGSLLMSEPESGYNISLLVDLDNIPEDWQTLVKKVGLIKRNCFASVFQKYFEFQEQGLEGQKKAIINYRDDETMYVEAKADRVTVVFSTIFKDPDDVIIGKVFMQEFKEGKRGSQTAPHVLFSHKEPPLELQDTEARQGENIGYVTFVLFPRHTCKAARDNTINLIHIFRDYLHYHIKCSKAYIHTRMRAKTSDFLKVLNRARPEPNKSSSEKKTASLMSGLPWFIAKGVGPSCVPTDSDY; this comes from the exons ATGATCCTGCTGGAAATAAACAACAGGATCCTCGAGGAAACGCTCACCGTCAAGATCAAGAACAGTTTAAGTGG GAACAAGCCCGAGTCCGTCGATGTCACTATAGCAGACTTTGCCAGCGTCCTCTACCATGTGTCAAACCTCAACGGTGACAAGACAAAAATCAGG GTGAGTATATCCCTCAAGTTCTACAAGGAGCTGCAGGAACATGGGGCGGACGATCTCATTCAGTCGGAGTACGGGAGCCTCCTGATGTCCGAGCCGGAGTCCGGGTACAACATCTCCCTCCTGGTGGACCTCGATAACATACCCGAGGACTGGCAAACGTTAGTCAAAAAGGTCGGGTTGATAAAGAGGAACTGCTTCGCGTCTGTCTTCCAGAAGTATTTTGAGTTCCAGGAGCAGGGCTTGGAAGGGCAGAAGAAGGCCATCATTAACTACAGAGATGATGAGACAAT GTACGTCGAGGCGAAGGCGGACAGGGTGACGGTCGTCTTCAGTACAATCTTCAAGGACCCCGACGACGTCATCATCGGGAAGGTCTTCATGCAGGAGTTTAAGGAGGGCAAGAGAGGTAGTCAGACAG CTCCCCATGTGCTCTTCTCACACAAGGAGCCGCCCCTAGAACTACAAGACACTGAAGCTAGACAAGGAGAAAATATTGGTTATGTTACGTttg tctTATTTCCTAGACACACTTGTAAGGCGGCCAGGGACAACACCATAAACCTCATCCACATATTCCGGGACTACCTGCATTACCACATTAAGTGCTCCAAGGCCTACATCCACACACGAATGCGAGCCAAGACCAGCGACTTCCTCAAGGTCCTGAACAGAGCGCGTCCAGAGCCAAACAAGTCTTCATCGGAAAAGAAGACAGCCTC GTTAATGTCAGGACTTCCCTGGTTCATAGCAAAAG GGGTCGGTCCTTCGTGCGTTCCAACTGATAGTGACTATTAG
- the LOC126983251 gene encoding probable actin-related protein 2/3 complex subunit 2 isoform X2: MILLEINNRILEETLTVKIKNSLSGNKPESVDVTIADFASVLYHVSNLNGDKTKIRVSISLKFYKELQEHGADDLIQSEYGSLLMSEPESGYNISLLVDLDNIPEDWQTLVKKVGLIKRNCFASVFQKYFEFQEQGLEGQKKAIINYRDDETMYVEAKADRVTVVFSTIFKDPDDVIIGKVFMQEFKEGKRGSQTAPHVLFSHKEPPLELQDTEARQGENIGYVTFVLFPRHTCKAARDNTINLIHIFRDYLHYHIKCSKAYIHTRMRAKTSDFLKVLNRARPEPNKSSSEKKTASGRSFVRSN, translated from the exons ATGATCCTGCTGGAAATAAACAACAGGATCCTCGAGGAAACGCTCACCGTCAAGATCAAGAACAGTTTAAGTGG GAACAAGCCCGAGTCCGTCGATGTCACTATAGCAGACTTTGCCAGCGTCCTCTACCATGTGTCAAACCTCAACGGTGACAAGACAAAAATCAGG GTGAGTATATCCCTCAAGTTCTACAAGGAGCTGCAGGAACATGGGGCGGACGATCTCATTCAGTCGGAGTACGGGAGCCTCCTGATGTCCGAGCCGGAGTCCGGGTACAACATCTCCCTCCTGGTGGACCTCGATAACATACCCGAGGACTGGCAAACGTTAGTCAAAAAGGTCGGGTTGATAAAGAGGAACTGCTTCGCGTCTGTCTTCCAGAAGTATTTTGAGTTCCAGGAGCAGGGCTTGGAAGGGCAGAAGAAGGCCATCATTAACTACAGAGATGATGAGACAAT GTACGTCGAGGCGAAGGCGGACAGGGTGACGGTCGTCTTCAGTACAATCTTCAAGGACCCCGACGACGTCATCATCGGGAAGGTCTTCATGCAGGAGTTTAAGGAGGGCAAGAGAGGTAGTCAGACAG CTCCCCATGTGCTCTTCTCACACAAGGAGCCGCCCCTAGAACTACAAGACACTGAAGCTAGACAAGGAGAAAATATTGGTTATGTTACGTttg tctTATTTCCTAGACACACTTGTAAGGCGGCCAGGGACAACACCATAAACCTCATCCACATATTCCGGGACTACCTGCATTACCACATTAAGTGCTCCAAGGCCTACATCCACACACGAATGCGAGCCAAGACCAGCGACTTCCTCAAGGTCCTGAACAGAGCGCGTCCAGAGCCAAACAAGTCTTCATCGGAAAAGAAGACAGCCTC GGGTCGGTCCTTCGTGCGTTCCAACTGA